CCAGCTCCAATGGTCGATAGTCGAATTGCCAGAGATTGCCTCGACTGGTGATGGCCTCGTTAAAAGGGGATGTGCCCAGGGGCGTTGGTAAAACAGGGAGTGGCGCTAATTGGGGGGAAATTGAGAAGCGGAGAATCGAAAGCGCCGCATCTGGTTGCGAAATGCGAGCGATTCTAGAGTTCAACTGGCGTCTACAGAGGGAACATGAATTTTCTCGTAATCTGCTGGATTACAATCCGATGGGCGAGCAAATATGAACGCAACTTGGGGCTTTATTATCTACTTTGGGATTTAGGAACTGACGATTTTCCAGAATTCCTAATCATAGAAAATTTAAGTTCTCTTAAGCACTGGAATAATATGcacagaaacaaattataatgtttagtttcatttcaaatatttaatttgtttttattatttaaaattaaagttgcaAGTTCAAATAttctttataaaattcttattttatcaGTGTTATTGGTGTAATATATTATTTGcagttaattattatttagtatttatttcaaaatttgcaAGCCACCTTTGAACTAAAACTTTCAAATTGCCCTCGTAAGCCATtgcattataaaattttaaagcttCAAAGAATAACTTGACATCTcatttaatgcaattaaagTAATGGAAATTCTCTAACCATATCAATTAGTTTAATTGGCTGTAAAGTGCGCCTGCAACTGTTCCATAAAACATGTTCCATTACAAGGGGACTAATTGGGCGCATAAGTTGAGTTAATTTTCTATAATGTAGGCATTTAGAGCGAATTGAACACCGTGACGCTAATTGCTGAACTCAATGCGATGTTATTTGCATGTTTCGGTTTCAAATTATTTCCGAATCGATTGTACTAAGTGGGCATAAATAATGGGAGGACGGCACTGGGACCTCCGCTTTATAAGTCCGGTGGGGCAGAGTCACTCAGGTGACCTTTGGCCCCGCAATGAGTCTCCGAAGAGCCAGCAACAGATTCACACGAGCGGAGAGTGGTTTCTGGGGATTGGAGAGGGGATTCCGTAAACCGGATCAACCACTTTGGCGGTGCAATGGCGGAGGCAAATGGCCGTGATAAGAGCACCGCCTCTGCACCGCCATCGTTTGGCTTGTCTCAAAGACTTTTGGTTTTCATAAATAGATTGAAATGAGCCTTTGCCAGGGCGCATTCCATTTCATCCCCTCGACTGCGCACATCTTCTTTCTCTCCCTGCGCATTTCTCCTGGGCTCACTTTCTTTGTCTGGCTGAAAACCCTAAAACCCGTTTCCACACtgttcataaatttaatttgttattaatATACATATTCTAGATTTCAttgaaaatgtatatatttaatatattattttatattttagtgtACTACTTTAAAGAGGAAAATTGTACCTTATcaaggaaaatattaaaaaatggaatttagattaagtttgaaaatttttttttcattcaaaaatattgtaaactttttttcccagtgcattcTATGTTTTGACTCATCCATGCGGTCAATGCGGAGGTCGAACTCTTGCCAGCCCTAATGCGTTGTTTTTGTCATTTAATGCCTGGGTCATAGTCATCCGATTATCGATTGACCGACTTATTGCTGGGCTGCCCGAGAAATCGGAGAAATTCAATTGGAGAATTGAATTCCAATGGGTGACAAAGTGTCGAATAAATAGTCGAAAGATTAAACATGGTGCATCTTACCGAAATGGTAGCATCCCACACAGCGACTATTTATCCCTCTAGCATAAACTCTATAAAACCATGGCTAATAACCCCTGGGAACAGCGGACAAGGTTCCCTAATTTCTCCGACTTGCTGGCGAATTTACGTGACGCTGACACTTGCTATCTGGACCCATAAACTCGGGGGCCTTATCATCGCCGGCGGCCATTAAAAGGGAGTTTTACTGTAGGACTGGATGCGACTTTAAAGCGGACGCACAACAATTATACGCACAGCCGGACATAGCGACTGTCCCCCCACTGCACATAGCAAAAATGGATCGaataaaatcaagttaaagCTATCTTTTGGCTAATTCTTGGGCTTTTCTTAAGATTAGGGTTCTGGGCTTATGGCCAAACAAGAACTTTTCTGGGTGTTTTTTTCTCGTAAATTGACTGAATTGATTTCCTcagatataaaaaacatttttgactacattttgaattttttacaggggttacatttcatttttttgcaccaaatttttaaaaattaaagttttatggTAAATGTTAATTGATTGGGAACGCATAATGACATTTCATATTTGGATAATTTGTTgcaaaatatgaacaaaatattCTGAAGAAATTAAACTGGAGATCTTAGgtttttttcaagtgtaaCTTCTTGGACATTGTCCGTTGGCTGCCAGGCGGAACAGGAAATTTATGGGGGCCGCGACATGGCCACATGGATCGAGTCTGGCTCCCAGTGCAATTATGCGGCGGATTATCTTGGCGAAAATAAATTGGCCAACGCTCGCGGCGAAACAAAGTCTGCCACTGGATAATGGCACCTCCGTTTTTGGCGGCCACATCGCGTGCCACACATCGAGACGTGATTACGCCCCGCCAGCAATTCAGATGGCCACATTATGCATATGCAAGTGGAGGAGGGCGCATCACTTAACTCACCTGAACGGCCATTCGGCATACTTTACAGGTGCTTTGCGGAGCGATTGAGACGTCTCACATAGGCGGCGGAGAGCTTTCAAGACTCGGGGACAAACAAAAAGATTTAACAAGGAAATTAGCTTATCGtgtagtttaaaattttaggttagataaaaaagcttaaattcttttcctttaattttccttaataTTCGTAAGGAATTtcttcaattaaaaatgttttggaaatATGTTCCTTTGAATTTATAGCCTATGCTGAGAATCTGCATTAGAAACTTTAAAGCCGGGTGCACATTCAGCAAAATCTGAGAAAAATATGTCGAGGTCACCAAAAAGTTCTGGGACTTAtggcaaaatgcaaatgaaatgctCTCTTTGTGAGATATGATGGTGAATTTAAGGCATGTTTGAGCTTTGCCATGTCAGCAGTTTCATTTTGTGGTGTGCAACTCGTTTTCATATTCATTAGATATGCCCAGATTTATATCCATTGGTGTACGATGTACATACATTTGTTTAAAGGATATCTGCGCCTTGGCTTCTGCGCCTTGAAATTATCTTTTATTCACACAACAATTGCGCGGAATTGCGTGTTTTCACTCTCGGTTTCCGGTTATTCTCGACCCATAAATCACAATCAAAAGGAGCAGAACCACGAAACGTGTGTACGCCTTTCGTGGCCGAGGGAGTGAAGGAATCCAGATGGACTTCCGAGTCCTTTTCCACCGCCGCCGAAGGGTTAAACTGTCCAATTGCGAAAAGGGTCGTAAAATGCCGGATTTTCGTTTCGGGAACCCCTTGCCTCGAGTAGTGACAataaaaatggcaaacaaaagtCGCTGGGTGACCAGTTCTCGAAACCCCTTGCCCAGGATATGGTAAAAATATGGAAGCGGGCAGGCTCGACAGAATGTCACACCATGTTGTCGCGTTTTACGACCGTCGCTCACCTTTTGTTTGCCGAGTTTATGGCCTCCAGACCTGCGACTTTCTGACAAACCTTTCCAGCCCAAGCCCGCCATTTAACCGCTTCACTTTCGGTGCAAAAAAACAACTCGATACGCAGCTGAAAACATGGCCAGAAGAACCTTTGGAACTCCGGCCAAGCTGgcagatttttttaatttatcaattCGCAAAAGTGTcgttttttatcattttaaagCCAGAACGAGTCGAGAACTTGTTCACCTTGGCCACAGCCATTAAGAATCTTAAGCGGTTGCAGTTTTTTGGCAAATGATTATTAATAGACTTGACCTTCAGCGACGCTGGCTGCGTAAAAAACTGCATCCGGAGAAAGGATATTCCCTGGAAAAAGGCTAACAGGTAGAATGGCCGACAGCTGTgcgtaaaaaacacaaacgcCCGTCTAATTGCGCAACTCAAGGACTTTAAGACGCGGCAGGACTTGTACTGTCTGTAATACAGCCTGTGCAAATCGCATAACCCTTAAGGTAACCCGGTAAAGGACAAGAGAGTGTCCTTGAAACTAAATTCGATTCGATCGTAAGAGATCCTAAACCTCTTTGGGTAAAGGAACCGgcgaatattaataaaaatttaagagaCTATACagctaaataaaaaactattaagaTTATAAGATTAAGATTAAGATCGTTCTTTGTTTCGAAATTTCTGTGGCatctcaaaatttaaataaataaaataatttcaagacaactatttgaaaattaaactaatttatattgagtaaaaaaattactgaaaagttcaaattaatattgctTGTTCGATCAGAATCATACggcaataaatttttataacttgTTCTGCGAAACCAAACCAACTGCCCAATTAAGTCCAATCAAAATGGAAACAAccgtaaaaatacaaataataacgAACGTAAATGCGTTATTGGGCAATTCTACGAGATCGTCACAGCTGAAGAGCCGATCGGCCATCTGAAATCGGATTCTGAATATAATTTCGGTCGGCTCGTTGACAACGCCTCACTGTCCGCCAAATCATTCATAATTCATTTTGTATGCCGCATAAATGTTTTTACTATCAATAAAAGCGCaatcaaattaacattaaacttaTTTCGCTGAGGTGGCTCCTCGCCGGGATCGAAAAGCacgtaattattttaaaatattccgcCATTCAGCTGGGCCATCGCATTCTTTCACTCGGCTGCGTCTGCCATGATTTCTGTTTTCATCGTTTGTTTTGTCAAAAAGCTCGGAAATCGTcacataaaaatagaaattggcTGTGATCTGTGTGGTCACCATCGTCTGTCGCCTCTTTCCTAGTGATTTTGGGGTTTTcgcatttgttttaatttaaatcgcAAATGTGTCGACGCCACGGAGCttgttgacattttatttacaatagCAGAAATgtgcaataaaatttaatgaacGGCTTATGTAAATGCCCCGTAATTGCGGACGGACATTTGGTGAGAAAAGCACGGCGAAACGAGCGTTTCGGCCATTTTCCATTCGGCCGGGCCCTGGAAATGTGTTTTCCTAATTAGTCGTTCAGTAAGGaacaatttctatttttatgccAGTCACATGCCCGTCTAAATGGGCTAACAAATGGTGCACTTCGCCTGCGGCAAAGGGTGATCATctagaattttaattatttatagaaGTGCCACATAAATCTGCTGCGGACAGGGGGAGAACagaattaatttttcctttttgttctcttatgttattttccatttgcatCTTCTcaaggaatttttaatttaatcagtGCACTGTTGAGGAATTTCAAGTTTAATCAGAACATTTTTAAGGTGTCGAAGTGGATTTGGTTCGTAAATCGTTAATAATCGTATTAAACAATTACAAATGCCTACAAATTATATCCAAATTTATAACAGAAGTAAGCTAAGTCTTAAGTGATATGATGATACGGTTTCTTTACTTcctttatacaaattttccaAAGGAGTATACGTCACACAATAATATCCCAATATTCTGAATTTCTTTGTCCCGAGAAAGGCCATTCCAATTATAATCCAATCGAGAACCACATCTGCAGGTGATTAAGTGGAGCATCCCGATCAGTCGGCGTTCCTCCATTACGATGAACGCAGTAGCAATGGAACGGCCAACTATATAGACGGGTTGCCTTCATGGACAAGTGCATATGGCATTGGCATTGGCAGGGGACTCGGACTGGAACGACGGGTGGGCGGGGAAACACCTCCACTTGAGCCAGTTGCTCATTACACTCGACTGGATAATTACGAGCATTTCAATAAACAAGCACAAGAATCGTGTGCTCGAACTTGGCTCGAGCTTGGCATTATGAACTGTTTCCGAACTGCGCGCACATAATACcatatttcaaatttcaattaaGTCCAAGTGCTGAGAGAGCCTTCCCCCTTCATCCTCTTTTCCCCCTCGAATCTGCCCACCAATGGCAGCTTTCGGTCTGTTGATCTTTACGTTGCCTATTTGACTTTTGACTTCtcgaaatataaacattttgttttatggcTTTCGATCGATTTCCCCCAGTTTCGGCCTAAAAGGGACTCAAGTGCAGTTCCACTTGGCCCGCTGCATTGCCAAATCCCCTCGATATAGTGTGCTCCTCCCATCCCCCATCTTCATCTTCTTATATGGATCCCCATCTCTTTTCCCTGGGAGCCAGCGAattagattttaattaaaaactagtTTTCGCTCTGCATTCAAAACGATCAGCGGGATTGAAGCTGAAtcggatatttttttaataaaccatAAAAACGTTTCTAAAGTGTCACACTCAAAATTTGGGCTGTCACATAAATTTCGATgccttaaaacaaattccagcgattaaaatctgaaaacgGACAACTTTGACCACCTTGGGCATTAGAGGCCCGATTGAAAAACCCGAAATTGAAACCCAGTCTTGAGGCTGAGTGGTCTGTGTGTTCGTTCGTATCTGTGGGATACAGATACCAGCCGGATTACATTAGGCAACACTTGGGGCCCGGCGATACGCAGGGCAAAAAGCATTTTAGAATACAAAAAATCCAGAAAGCCAACCGCTCGGTGGCCCTTTTGCGACAgagaaaacaaagaaaacgCTGTTCAAATTTACATTCCATTCCGAAAGAGTTTCTGGAATGGATTGGGGGTTAGCCGAATCTCCCTGTTGACTTAGGCGGATCCCGGTTCCACTAGCTCCCCGGTTCAAacaatattttgcatattccaTCGATTTTTCGACTCCGAAAACGAGTGCGCATAATGAGCGTGCGAGAGAGATGGTCGAGCGCAGAGAGAGATGGCATTTTCTGGGTGTGTCTCCGCCAAGGAAAAGAGATGGACACGGGTGGGTGAGGAGGGGAGAAGAAAATAGAAGGAAGTTTGTCGCCAAAGAGGATAATTTAGTATCGATTCCACATCATATCCATGTCCCCGCCGCAATTTCAAGTCGCTTTCCTAGCGAATCTAAGGCCCCGGCGCATAAATCTCGCTAATTTATGAAGGATGCGTGCGAAATGCCAACAAACTAACTCGCCCACGCCCACCCACCGCAACCACTCTGCACCGCCTCACCCTGCACCACAATCCACTCCGCGGTTCGACTGTCACGCGAGTGGCTGTTCTGCATATCAAACCGAAACTCGAGAATGCCACAATGCGACTGCACAGAGAGaaactatttaattaaatccaaGGCCTAAAAATACAACGCTAATTCTTTAgaattgtttacaaaaaatgtaatcttaaaatattgcggtgttaaatttttttttggtttctttgTGTGTTCTAAAAAATGTAGGAAAACTCTggtaggtatttttttttttttaaataacttgtgtatttcagaaaagttttttttcaagtttcggAATGGTAAATACGTTGTATAgaaataagaaattttttaataaaattgaatttattaatttatttatattatattatgtttatacatattttattgggatacttttttttctgtgttttgaAGTGCATGTCCGCGTCCAAGACTGAATCCTAATCCAAGTCCCTGGCCATGTTTTGGTTCCAAGTTTGGCTCTTGTCTCGCTGACATCTCTCGATTTATTTAACTGTCCATTTCTGTCGCACTTCGACTAACGATTTTCTAGTCAAGTATGCGTTCGGTGAGCAAATTTATTTGACTTGCCCGACATTCCAGCGATCAGCGgacaatttatgcaaatgtcTGGCATATTGATACTGTTATGCTTTTGTAATGGAAATGCCTGCAATTACCACTTGAAGCTTCATTGTGTACTGGCGCTGTGGAGGGCAATTAACGCAAATTAGTTTGTTAAGTTTTCCTCTTTCGAgaggaaaaactaaacaaagcGCCCAAGGGAAAATAAGTTTGTTCTCTCTGCTGAAGCATAGTCAAGtggcttaattattttaaagtaggCTATTATTCATTATTACAGACAGGTCATTTAGTTGAAGGTGTTCTCAAAAGGAAATTTAGATGAATACCATATTAAATGACTTAAGTTTCGATACTAAATTAAAACCCCggaattttatttgcattgaaATATAGCCAAAAATAACCAGAAATcgctgaaaaacgtcaaaggTTATTTCTAAATACCAAATAAACTATTCTAAGTTCAgtttaaatcgtatttttcGACATATATAATACGAGCGCCTGGTCTTGGAATAAATAACTCAAAAATCATTCTTTCATCCACAGGCCACATTATCAGCATCATTATTCTGTTCGTCTTTGcagtaaataataatactgTAATTACGGAGCGTAATGAGCTCATATGCGGGTGCAAATGTCATTGATTACTTATAATGAgcgattattatttatatagatGGGTGTTTTTGTACTTCTCTCGCTGCCGAAGTGACATAGACCTGCCAGCAACTACGATTGCCGACGCTGCGCTCGTCCACAAATGAAATGAagtcataaaattatttaaatctgtACTTAAGTGACAATAAAGCACATTATGTACATTTAACGATAAGCGTCCATTGCAGATGACGATTTGTGGAGGCGATTTTCAGTCATTATCAGGCTGACTTcaactcgaaataaataagtaatatatAGCAAGTGTAGGAATTAGCCCCTGTATTGTATACGACcctgataaaaaataaaatgtactgCCTTTTGGGTTTCACGTTATCCGCACCTGtcaaccaaaaatttttaattggcgCAAATGCTTTTAGTGCTCGATTGTtcacatttataatttatttaatattttgaatgtTTCTCGATCGGATTACAAGCTTTTAGAGTGCTTTGGGCCCGGCTTAAATGACGCAGGTGCGGCTAATGCATGGAGTTAATCAGTGGGCAGTAGGGTCACTCGATAATGTATTAAACaactatgattttaaaaaattaaaaaaaaaagtttaattttaccCACGAGcataaacaacattttctaaaattttaaacgcattttaaacactttaattaatcttaagattcaaaattttgtattcaaaatataaaaagttttatgaaattttataTCAATGGGAAATTGGTTACCCAACTTTTCTGATATCCATCTGAAGTGCATCGCCCTAATGCCATGCGGACATATCCaactgttgttgcttttgtgaGTCTTGAGATCCCCAATAAAAATGCGTGATTACGAGCATTTAATGCAATATATTAATTACTTCGCCTTCGCAATCCGATGGCGATGTCGGATTCTCCCGGTCCGCCCCCCGTCGCCGGCCAATTGAGCAGATTAAAAACTGGAATAACGTCTTTGTCAGTGTCTtcttggatgtggatgtgggttCTGGCAGATATTCGAGTGAAGGCTCCGCCAATCGAGCGGCCTGAACTCTGCAACTTTTGGCGGCAAGGTGGGCCGGCAAAGGGAGCATTTCGGCCGGGGTCGAGACGACACATTCGTTAGCCAATTTATGGGCGACTAATGGCAATAACGAATACACTTTATGGCCTCATCCATAATCGAATCGCAATGAAAACTGCACAAATCGTGCAATTTCTGGGCGACAGTGCAGCAGCGGTCGCTGGGAATCATGTTTATACGGTCACCATTGCTTTTCGAGTGACCATTTTGAAGCCATTCGCAGAGCAGTTGCcaaattaaatcataaaatcGGGACCAacaaaagcgaaaacaaaGGCATGCCTCGTAAAGTTTTATGCATACTTTGGTGAAGAATTCCCATTTAATGGTCGACGAAGCTGAGCTTgaaagcagaactggcgcacTCGAGTTTCGGTATTGGTCGAAATCCCGACGGCCTGATGGACTTATGGACTTATGGTCATGTTAATGGCTTTTTAAAGCGATTATGCgagaaattttaatggattGTCCGAGCGGAATTATGATCGATTCATGCACCGGAGCCGCCGGTCGGGATTAAATCATTATGCAATTAGGTTTCGCCTTTGGACTCTTCGCTTAGACAAAAGACTTTACGACTTCGGTGGCTGGGCTCGCCATAAagcgaatttatttaaaatgctgCCTGATTTATGCATCTTTGATTTAATCCCCGGCTCCGCTCGAATTCGTATTAATATCAAATGGCAATAaaaggcaaatatttaaattcgtaTACCAACCCTTTGTTGTATAGTAGCTGGGTGCCCTCCGCTGGCTCCGCGGTGAGGTGTAGTTTTTATAGGCGTAATCcacaaatgttataaaaacacacaaacacacgcgAAGACACAGAGCTGGAAAGAGAAGAGAGGGGGATATTGTTAAGTCAGTCGgtttttaaacacatataattGGTTTTCAGATTTGGGTAAAATTGGTTTGCATTAAATGGTAGAAACGCCCACAGAAGGTAATAAAAtggcttaaaatatttacaatttatgcaattatcaagatttttttattcaattaaatcttaatatccaaaattagttttttattcaatCAAGGTACAAAAACATACTttgggttttaaaaaaaaaaataatttttataaatatgaaaaataaacaaaaaaaaccttcggcacctaaatcttttttttttttaactgtaagttttcactaatttttaagcttattacaaatttttcaaaataataatgtgacctccgaataaatatttctagaaCTGTAAATTTGCCAATTGCTTTTCCGAATAGCCCAcaattaataatttacaatttgttCCGCTCAAAGGAAGGTTGCcctgaaataatttaaattttgggattttcaaatGAGACTTTCAGGCTTTCCGAACGAGCAAAATTGCCATTTGGTGGCAACTAATTGAACGCAACCCAATTCGAGCCAAACAGCTGCCATTCGCCAGGTCGTCAGGTGTGCCCAACGACAAGTCCCCAGTTGAAATTCGTTTTTTCCACTTTAATAACAAAAAGCGAAGATGTCGAGTTTGgaaaatcaattccaacaatGTGTTGCAGGTCTTTTGGAGCGGCTTTTCCCCGGGGACCTCGGTCCGAGTTTCACTCGAAGCGTTTTCGCTCAACGGCGGAACGAGTTCTCCCCCGGCGACCGCTCGCAGTTTTTTCCTtgcttattttcttttttttatttctgtggTTTTCTCTGCAGCTCCAAGATTCCGACACACACATCCCGCGAAAAAGTCTCCAACGCTGACCGCTGAGCAAAAGcagccagcagcagcggcgacaTAAGCTGCAGTCGCTGCTGACGTTGCCGTCGCCGTCGACGCCTGCGCTGCGCTGCTCGCCGTCTCGCTCCCACCAAAATGGCCGCTCTCGCctcctctcgctcgcactcacAGCGGCCTGGCCGGCGTGCGAGGAGATCGGAGAGATCTGACGGCCGTGTGCGCAACAGGGCGCACACTATGCTGCTCCCcaaagtgccacgcccacgcgCCCCCAAAGCGCTGGCTCCAAGAAACCGCCGACAGTCGGGCGGCGGCGGTCCGCTCGCACCGCTAAACGCCCGCGTTTGCCGTCGCgattgctgatgttgctgtcgGGCCTCGATGTTGCTGGtgtagctgctgctgttgctgttgtactcgatgttgttgccgctgtgcCTCAAGTAGTTGctgtttgtaaattgttttttgtggCTGCAGTGTCTCTTGTTGCTGGTTTAACTTGAGTTGTCGCTGATGTTGCTTATCTGGTTGCAGCTCGAACATCAAGTTATGTTgccgttgttgctgtttgccttttgttgttaACTTTGCTGCTGTTTCCGCTGATATTGCTGCTGTATATTGtgctttatgaatttttttaaagcaactGCTTTGTGATGTAGCTGCTGGCATTGTTGTCGCTTTTTTGTAGTTAATGTTGCTAGGACTGatatgaaatttaatatattggtgctttttttattgcactcataaaaataattttctacattttagaaaatcgccctaaaaaattgttcgcctttgaactgagaaaaattttctatttttacgacaaatttgccataaatttaaggcaggtgaccataaaaaaatatttttagggttaatttttctatttttctaatatttagggcgatttttttcgatttgct
This portion of the Drosophila takahashii strain IR98-3 E-12201 chromosome 3R, DtakHiC1v2, whole genome shotgun sequence genome encodes:
- the LOC138913428 gene encoding uncharacterized protein isoform X7; translation: MSSSRDSQMDTLGTPLCLRVCLCVFITFVDYAYKNYTSPRSQRRAPSYYTTKDTTCHSRDYNGAVSFMVCSAFV